In a genomic window of Numida meleagris isolate 19003 breed g44 Domestic line unplaced genomic scaffold, NumMel1.0 unplaced_Scaffold336, whole genome shotgun sequence:
- the LOC110391274 gene encoding olfactory receptor 14A16-like has translation MEQMPNNSSSISEFLLLAFADTQQLQLLLFCFFLAIYLAALLGNGLISTAVACDHHLHTPMYLFLLNLALLDLGCISTTLPKAMANALGDTTTISYSGCAAQAFFFLFLFSAEYSLLTIMSYDRYVAICKPLHYGTLLDSRACATMAAAAWGTGVLFALLHTTSTFSQPLCQGNAVDQFFCEIPQILKLSCSELDYLRETGFIVVSVLAIFGCFVFIVVSYVQIFRVVLRMPSEQGRHKAFSMCLPHLAVVSLFVSTDFFSYLKPHSFFSPSLNLVVAVLYSVVPPTLNPLIYSMRNQELKDAVRKMVSWTHFSRDKILIGLHK, from the coding sequence ATGGAGCAAATGCCCAacaacagcagctccatcagcgAGTTCCTCCTCCTGGCATTCGCAGACacgcagcagctgcagctcctgctcttctgcttcttcctggCCATCTACCTGGCTGCCCTCCTGGGCAATggcctcatcagcacagccGTAGCCTGCGACCACCACCTGCACACCCCCATGtacctcttcctcctcaaccTTGCCCTCCTGGacctgggctgcatctccaCCACTCTCCCCAAAGCCATGGCCAATGCCCTCGGGgacaccaccaccatctcctACTCAGGATGTGCTGCacaggcatttttctttttgtttttgttctcagcAGAGTATTCCCTTCTCACCATCATGTCCTATGACCGCTACGTTGCCATCTGCAAGCCCCTGCACTACGGGACCCTCCTGGACAGCAGAGCTTGTgccaccatggcagcagctgcctggggcacTGGGGTTCTCTTTGCTCTGCTGCACACTACCAGCACATTTTCACAGCCACTGTGCCAAGGCAATGCTGTGGACCAGTTTTTCTGTGAAATCCCCCAGATCCTCAAGCTCTCCTGCTCAGAATTAGACTACCTCAGGGAAACTGGATTTATCGTGGTTAGTGTTCTAGCCATATTTgggtgctttgttttcattgttgtgTCCTATGTACAGATCTTCAGGGTCGTGCTGAGGATGCCCTCTGAGCAGGGACGGCACAAAGCCTTCTCCATGTGCCTCCCTCACCTGGCTGTGGTCTCCCTCTTTGTCagcactgactttttttcctacctGAAGCCCCATTCCTTCTTCTCCCCATCCCTGAACCTGGTGGTGGCAGTTCTGTACTCGGTGGTGCCTCCAACTCTGAACCCCCTCATCTACAGCATGAGGAACCAGGAGCTCAAGGATGCTGTGAGGAAAATGGTGTCATGGACACATTTCTCCAGGGATAAAATTCTCATTGGTCTCCACAAATGA